tatatatatatataaaatctACCGTCTATACACAAAACACTCTTCTTCGTGTAGATCGCTGCagataaagaatatatatttataagTATATTTACGGCAAAAAATTACACGATGGGTGTCTCCACGGTTTTGAAAAGGGCTAGGAATTTACTAGCGACGTTCATAGTATGCTGTTTCATGGCAGTGGTGCTTGTTCTGGCGCTGGTACGtcatttcatcaatgaGCACAGAGACACTAGAAGCTCATCGACCCAAATCGAGGTTAACGACGAGagtaaaagaaatgtaCACCATGATCACGTTCTTACAAAGACTAATGCTTACTCGACGCCATTCCTCGATTTGGAAcatgacaaaaaaaacggCATCGTCTACGATCATACGAGGACGGTGATCCGCAAAAAGAATCGCGAGGAGGGGCCTTCGTCCCTGCATAAGAATCTTTTTCACAAATTTTTGACAAAGCTCATTTTCAGGTTCATCGAGAAGGAAAAGGTTGCCGGAAGTGTGAGGCAGGGAAAGTTCAATAACAGTAATAATGAGATTGCCAATCATGaaccaatttttgaaaaaattccagTTCATTCGGACGATCCGCTACAGAATCTGGTTTTGTCGGAGGATTTGGCTTTAGTTCCCAATCTCAATTACTATTTCAACCAGTACAATATCCAAATAGAGGAGTTTCGATTAGAGACTGAAGACGGATTTGTTATAGATTTGTGGCATTTGATACCAAAATACAGCACGACAGATTCTGACgagaagaagaagccaCCAATTTTGATGTTACATGGTCTTTTGCAAAGTAGTGGCTCGTTTGCATCCAATGGTAGAAAATCCCTGGCATATTTTCTGTATCAGTCCGGTTACGACATATGGTTAGGAAATAACAGATGTGGGTTTAGGCCTGAATGGAACGATGCGAAACTACCAACGGTAGCTTCTAAGTGGGACTGGGATCTTCGCGAAATGGTTAAGTATGATCTAACTTTACTAATTGATACTGTCTTATCTAAGACGCAGTTCGAAAAACTTACTTTGATCTCGCATTCTCAGGGTACTACGCAGGGTTTTATGGGCCTGGTCAATGAAGACAAGTTTTTCCCTCCCGGTTCAGGATCCAAGGAATCATTCTTTACCTCTAAGATCGCCAACTATATTGCTTTGGCCCCTGCAGTGTATCCAGGTCCCTTACTAAACGAGAAACTGTTTGTCAATCTCATGACAAAGGAAATCGACAATCCCTGGTTCTTTGGTGAAACAAGTTTTTTcgaaataatgatgatcGTAAGAAATCTATGTGTTGGTGAGAGtttgttttcctttgtcTGTTACACTATCTTCAACTACCTGTTTGATTGGAACGATACCCTCTGGGATACCGCATTAAGGGATCGCCATTTCCTATTTTCCCCAGTTCATGTTTCAGTGAAATTAATGCAATGGTGGCTGTCGCCCGACCCTAACAAAATAAGTTTTAAGTTCGGTTCCCATAAGATGTTTCCTGATAACGTTAAATGGTTTTCAGACGCATCGAAAGCTCCAAACATCTACTTGTTTGTTCCGAAGCAAGATAGATTGGTGGATGGTGAAAGATTAATCAATCATTTCGTTAACGTAGAGTCAAATGTCAACTACAAGATCTGGTACATCGATGAGTATGCTCACATCGATGTTCTATGGGCACATGACGTCATAGAAAGAATTGGGAAACCAATTTTACAGAATTTGAATAACTATTACTCCAAGAAGCCATCTAGTGCGTTTGAAAGTGATTGTTCCGATACAGAGGTGGAAACAGAGTTGGAGATGGTTAATGAGAAGGCTTGAAGAACAGGCATGATATAGGCTAATATAATTTATACTTGGGAGTTAATAGATAGAAGGCTAGTAAGTTTTtagtttttgatttttttttttttgaaagcaCTCTGGCACataatgtttatatatGGTTGTAATTTTTCGTGTGACAcgattcattttttctgaaaaattttgatatcaAGAGAAATATCGATGAGATTGTATTATACTAGTACTATGTAACTACATACAACTGCGATAGATTATACATATTTACATAGATAAagcaataaaaatgaagattaAAACTATTAGGAGAAGTGCTGATGACTATGTCCCTGTTAAAAGTACTCAGGAATCACAAATGCCCAGGAATCTGAACCCTGAATTGCATCCTTTTGAAAGAGCACGTGAATATACCAAAGCTTTGAACGCTACCAAATTGGAAAGAATGTTCGCTAAACCTTTTGTGGGACAATTAGGATATGGTCATAGAGATGGTGTTTATGCTATTGCCAAGAATTACGGTAGTTTAAATAAACTGGCCACAGGTTCCGCAGATGGTGTAATTAAATACTGGAACATGTCGACGAGAGAAGAGTTTGTCTCCTTTAAGGCTCACTATGGGCTCATTACTGGTCTTTGTGTTACACAGCCTCGTTTTCATGACAAAAAACCAGATTTAAAGAATCAAAACTTTATGTTATCTTGCAGTGATGACAAAACCGTTAAACTATGGTCGATAAACGTTGATGACTTTTCCAATAAAAGCTCCAGTGATAATGATTCAGTTACTAACGAGGAGGGCTTGGTCCGTACTTTTGACGGGGAATCCGCATTCCAAGGTATCGACTCACACAGAGAAAATTCCACGTTTGCCACAGGTGGAGCCAAGATTCATCTATGGGATGTTAATAGATTGAAGCCGGTTTCTAACCTTTCATGGGGAGCAGATAACATCACTAGTGTTAAATTCAACCAAAGTGAAACCGACATCTTGGCCAGTACTGGTAGTGATAATTCAATTGTTCTTTATGATCTGAGAACAAACTCTCCGACACAGAAGATTGTCCAAACAATGAGGACGAATGCTATTTGTTGGAATCCAATGGAGGCTTTTAATTTTGTGACTGCCAATGAAGATCATAATGCCTATTATTATGATATGAGAAATCTATCGCGTTCATTAAATGTATTTAAGGATCACGTCAGCGCAGTAATGGATGTTGATTTTTCTCCTACGGGGGATGAGATTGTTACTGGTTCATATGACAAGAGTATtagaatatataaaacaaatcATGGACATTCAAGAGAAATCTATCATACGAAGAGAATGCAGCATGTCTTCCAGGTTAAGTATTCCATGGATGCCAAGTATATTATCAGTGGATCTGATGATGGGAATGTTAGATTGTGGAGAAGCAAAGCTTGGGAAAGGTCAAATGTTAAAACTACCCGTGAGAAAAATAAGTTAGAATATGACgaaaaattgaaggaaAGATTTAGACATATGCcagaaatcaaaagaatcaGCAGACATAGACACGTGCCACAAGTCATCAAAAAGGCTCAAGAGattaaaaatattgagTTGAATTCtataaagagaagagaagcGAACGAAAGACGTACCAGAAAGGACATGCCATTCATTtctgaaagaaagaaacaaatcgTTGGCACCGTCCACAAATATGATGATTCAGGAAGGgacagaaaaagaagaaaggaagACGACAACCGGGATGTTCGAGAAGAGTAATGACACCGTGgatttttctgtttatACACCTATGTACAATATTtgcattattattttttatttcacaCATATTTCATAAGGGTTTTCATCAGTGTCCTGTTgatttgtcattttattaAATTATGAATTATATATGAATACATTGTGTCGTAATGGTAGAAGTAACGGAGAGAATGTCGAGAAACAGTATGGGTATAGCGttgagcaaaaaaaaaaaatttgttctttgattattttattctttctttctccatCTTTATCTTCACTCTTTGTTGGAGGACCAACAAGAAAATCGGCCCGAAGTGATCCTTATATTGTTACATCCAAAATTTTGCCTACATCGAGTGATGTTTTCACAGAAAGGTCTTCTAAAAGTGGAATAATATCTAATAATTCGTTATCATGAGTATCTGAGAACCAGGAAGAAATCGGTATTGCATGTTGAGGATGAAAAATGTAAGATGCTGGAGAGTTATCGAGAATTATAATATCTGACAGAGGTCTTCCGATCTGGGATAAATTCTTTATATAATTTCCTTCATAGTTATAGCAAGCCTCTCTGAATAGCCTGTGATGAATAACCTTATCCGCGTCTAGTATATCTAGCAATGGATCACCGTACCGAGAGACACTAGCAGTAAAGACCACAACTTCGAATAACTTCCCCACTCTTTCCAAGAATTCTTCCACACCTGGTCTTTTAATAACATAAACGTTATGTACTTGGTCATCTATCTCCACAGGTAGAACGAAATCTGCAGATCGtaaatatttgaaagaagaatgtACTAAAGTTTCATCGAGATCCAGTAtcaagcatttttttccctttgtATTTTCATCTTGCGGGGGGAGCAAGGTTTTGTAGCCTGGAGCGTGATATTGGCCCTGTTGCAAAAGCGTTAGGTCGATATATTCTTCGTCTTCGTCGTCTTCGTCATCAGCATCTTCATCAGCATCATTGGAAGTCTCACTGGCTTGGGGACTGCTGCTTACCCTACTTAAATTCATATCTTGGATAAGGTGGTCAGACGATACTCGCACAGTGTACTCTTGCTGTTGTGGCGGCGGCGGCTGTTGTAGTTGTCGCTGTTTTTGCTGTTCCGGAGATTCTTTCACGACAACTCCCTTTTCCTGTACGATTCTACCACTGTGACGgttatcttcatcatcaagctcctcatcctcatcaaCCTCGTATTTTTCCTCGTAGAGATCATCTTTACTGATCTTTTTGTCCCCTTTCGACATATTATTAGTAGTATTAGTAGCGGCCACTGTGGTCGGCGAAGCtggtttctttttctcattatcGTTCGTGCTAATCCCTGATTTACCGGTGGATCTTTCAGTGGAACTGAAAGTGGCAGCTGAATTCGTCTTGGAAGGGGGAGAATTTGCCTGTCGCGCATTATGGGTTCGACTTTTCGTGTTTGAATGTTTAACGCTTCTGTTCTTGCTGAGAGAGCTGGATTGTTGTTGCCGATAAGCAGAATTGGAGTTGGATTGATTTGTCTCGGAAGAACAGCacaatattgatgatatgaAACCCATGTTTGTTTGCTATTGCTTGTGTCAAAAACTTACGAACACGGATGCAGGCAAATGAAAACTTGGATAGAGGCACAATGGAAGGAAAAGTGCGATTGGCTATGCTATAAGGAATAATAGAGAGCAAATAGACTATGCGGCAACTAGgctataaaagaaagagttgAATTTAACAACGACGTAACAAAGAGTTGAATGAGAGGGTATTGCGAGCAATAGGGTTCAACAAGCACTTCTTCCTGATATCAACTTCTACACTTTTTAACTAAGTATACACTAATCCCAGactgttattttttttcggtTTTccagagaaaaagaaacaaaaacgtTTAAGCCCTAGTTTAGGTCTTTCTAAGATGGTTGTTAGGGTTTGGTCACGTGACCTTACACCAAGGGGTATAACGTGTGATGACAATGGTACTGGTAATAGCAATGTAGTAATGATAATTGTGCTTTGCACATATTTACAGGTGATATATACTACTATAGTTTGTGAATACCTCTTATATATACAAGTGGGGAACCAGCTGGCAGTGAGCCTTCGATAAGGCTAATTCGCACTTGGCACTTCGAAACCATAGCCCTTCATGCATTCCTTATATTTCTCGATGAACTCTTTGCACTTTTCAGAGTCTTGCCCATTAAACAGGATGCATGTATCCCGCTCCTCCTTTTCTGGTTTACAGACGCAACATGGCTTGGGCTTGTCCTCACCATCCGCgtgattttcttgttcttgtttcttGTCAGTCTCAGccattgttttttattgtgTTTGTGACTATTATACACGAGAGTCCTTGTATTAATATGGAAGCAAGTGTTTGGTTGGTGCACTAGAATTTAATTCGCTTGCTATATATTGTcgttttttcttattttttgaaggaGTGTAAGTAGGGTAACCTTTTTATCCGGGTaggcttttgaaaaaaattttcaagaaatgcGATGAGATGAGGTTAAGAAATTGCGAGTTAGAATATGGCTTAATAATGTGAGCATCATGGTTGTTTTTGAGATAGATATTGGATCTGTGAGGCTTCAAACGTGTgttacatatatatattatggTGGTAACTAAGAAGTACACTCATTTGGACTTTGTCCCCACAATTAGTGACAGTGAAGACGACGTTCCTATTTTAGATTCctctgatgatgaaaaagttgagACTGCTAAGAAACAGAAGGGTaagaataagaagaaaaagacaacCAAAGTTGACGAACTTGATGAGGATGTTCACGAAGACTTGAATACAGGGTTTAAGTTTGATTTGGACGCAGATGACACCACTTCGAATTTTCAAGGCTGGAACTTTCTTGGTGAATCCAATAAGGATGATCTAGAAACTCCCGTAAAGAAGGACGTAGATTTGGACAAGATtattagaagaaaaggTGGGCTGGTGAAAATGGCCCATATTGAtgccaaagaagaagaaaaagaagaagaggtaGACGATAACGACGATAATGACGATGAGGAATTGGCAATGGACGGGTTCGGTATGGGAGCTCCTACTAAaaatgaggatgaggatgaggatgaggatgattcagaagaagaggaggaaCAGGAGGAGTTGACTTTAGAAAAGGGCAGCAAAGACGAAGATGTAGATGAAGAGGACGATTCAGAAGAGGCAAAAGCTGATTTCTATGCACCTGAAACTGAGGGGGATGAAGCTAAAAAGCAACTGTACGATAATTTCAATAGTTTGTCTCTGTCTCGTCCGGTTCTTAAGGGCCTTGCCAGTTTGGGTTACGCCAAACCTTCTCCTATTCAAAGTGCTACTATCCCCATTGCTTTATTGGGTAAAGATATCATTGCTGGTGCTGTCACCGGTTCTGGTAAAACAGCCGCGTTTATGATTCCTATCATTGAGCGTCTGTTATACAAACCGGCCAAAATTGCTTCCACCAGAGTCATCGTTTTGTTGCCTACTCGTGAATTGGCTATCCAAGTAGCTGACGTTGGTAAAC
The nucleotide sequence above comes from Saccharomyces mikatae IFO 1815 strain IFO1815 genome assembly, chromosome: 12. Encoded proteins:
- the YEH1 gene encoding sterol esterase (similar to Saccharomyces cerevisiae YEH1 (YLL012W) and YEH2 (YLR020C); ancestral locus Anc_5.200) — its product is MGVSTVLKRARNLLATFIVCCFMAVVLVLALVRHFINEHRDTRSSSTQIEVNDESKRNVHHDHVLTKTNAYSTPFLDLEHDKKNGIVYDHTRTVIRKKNREEGPSSLHKNLFHKFLTKLIFRFIEKEKVAGSVRQGKFNNSNNEIANHEPIFEKIPVHSDDPLQNLVLSEDLALVPNLNYYFNQYNIQIEEFRLETEDGFVIDLWHLIPKYSTTDSDEKKKPPILMLHGLLQSSGSFASNGRKSLAYFLYQSGYDIWLGNNRCGFRPEWNDAKLPTVASKWDWDLREMVKYDLTLLIDTVLSKTQFEKLTLISHSQGTTQGFMGLVNEDKFFPPGSGSKESFFTSKIANYIALAPAVYPGPLLNEKLFVNLMTKEIDNPWFFGETSFFEIMMIVRNLCVGESLFSFVCYTIFNYLFDWNDTLWDTALRDRHFLFSPVHVSVKLMQWWLSPDPNKISFKFGSHKMFPDNVKWFSDASKAPNIYLFVPKQDRLVDGERLINHFVNVESNVNYKIWYIDEYAHIDVLWAHDVIERIGKPILQNLNNYYSKKPSSAFESDCSDTEVETELEMVNEKA
- the SOF1 gene encoding rRNA-processing protein SOF1 (similar to Saccharomyces cerevisiae SOF1 (YLL011W); ancestral locus Anc_5.201), which gives rise to MKIKTIRRSADDYVPVKSTQESQMPRNLNPELHPFERAREYTKALNATKLERMFAKPFVGQLGYGHRDGVYAIAKNYGSLNKLATGSADGVIKYWNMSTREEFVSFKAHYGLITGLCVTQPRFHDKKPDLKNQNFMLSCSDDKTVKLWSINVDDFSNKSSSDNDSVTNEEGLVRTFDGESAFQGIDSHRENSTFATGGAKIHLWDVNRLKPVSNLSWGADNITSVKFNQSETDILASTGSDNSIVLYDLRTNSPTQKIVQTMRTNAICWNPMEAFNFVTANEDHNAYYYDMRNLSRSLNVFKDHVSAVMDVDFSPTGDEIVTGSYDKSIRIYKTNHGHSREIYHTKRMQHVFQVKYSMDAKYIISGSDDGNVRLWRSKAWERSNVKTTREKNKLEYDEKLKERFRHMPEIKRISRHRHVPQVIKKAQEIKNIELNSIKRREANERRTRKDMPFISERKKQIVGTVHKYDDSGRDRKRRKEDDNRDVREE
- the PSR1 gene encoding phosphatase (similar to Saccharomyces cerevisiae PSR1 (YLL010C) and PSR2 (YLR019W); ancestral locus Anc_5.202): MGFISSILCCSSETNQSNSNSAYRQQQSSSLSKNRSVKHSNTKSRTHNARQANSPPSKTNSAATFSSTERSTGKSGISTNDNEKKKPASPTTVAATNTTNNMSKGDKKISKDDLYEEKYEVDEDEELDDEDNRHSGRIVQEKGVVVKESPEQQKQRQLQQPPPPQQQEYTVRVSSDHLIQDMNLSRVSSSPQASETSNDADEDADDEDDEDEEYIDLTLLQQGQYHAPGYKTLLPPQDENTKGKKCLILDLDETLVHSSFKYLRSADFVLPVEIDDQVHNVYVIKRPGVEEFLERVGKLFEVVVFTASVSRYGDPLLDILDADKVIHHRLFREACYNYEGNYIKNLSQIGRPLSDIIILDNSPASYIFHPQHAIPISSWFSDTHDNELLDIIPLLEDLSVKTSLDVGKILDVTI
- the COX17 gene encoding copper metallochaperone COX17 (similar to Saccharomyces cerevisiae COX17 (YLL009C); ancestral locus Anc_5.205), translating into MAETDKKQEQENHADGEDKPKPCCVCKPEKEERDTCILFNGQDSEKCKEFIEKYKECMKGYGFEVPSAN